TCCCACCACAAAAAGTGCGATAGAAGTTACAAATTCGAAACCAGCACCAGCCATCGCCATGGGCGACTTCTCCTGTTTTTTGTCCGATGGTTTCTCTGATTCTTTTGTCATGTTACTGGAGGATGCGGCCTATTCGGTCCCACCGAACACCCAGTCGCCACAAACGGTAACGAATGGTTCTTTCAATCCATCCAAACCTTGATTCATCATCACGATAGCGAGCGTTATGTGATGAAAAAATTTCCGAATAGTGGCATCGATTGTCTAAAGATTCGCCTTCATACCGTTCAGCGATCTCTGGTCCTTTTTCAGCCAACTCCTGACCATCCTTGTATTCACAAGTGGAATCTTTCCAATCAATAGAAAAATATATGATGAGTGCTTTACCTAAAATATCTTCTCGTTTTACAAAACCCCAAGCACGAGAATCATGTGAATCATCACGATTGTCTCCCATCACCATATACTGGCCTTCTGGAATCACACAACCATGTAGGAAGTCACAATATTCAAAGATATGCGCACGACGATCATCTTCAAAACCTTCCAGTATGAAATGTTCAAATCCAGGTTTTACTTCTTTAAACAAGGCTCTTTGTGTGGCTTCCAAGTTATCTAAATCGGATAATTCTTTTCCAATGGGAACTTCTTTTGGTGAATACGATTGAAAATCGGTGGCACCAGCTTCCTTATACTCAACAAGTGCAAAGTGTACCCTACCACGATCTTTTGTATCAATGTACTTTCTTGTAATTCGAATGGTATCGCCAGGAAGGCCGACAACACGTTTTACAAATCGTTTGGCAAAAATTCCTGTTCTAGATTCTTCTTGGGCAAGGGCTGTTGCCGGTGGGATAAAGGTTACAATATCACCACGTTTCGGATCATCAATCCGAAAGAGTTCTTTCTCAGTAAATGGCATACGAAAAGAATAACGCATTTTATTTACAAATAAAAAGTCCCCGATTTTTAACGTAGGGATCATAGAACCTGAGGGAATATTATTAGCATCTAATATAGATGATTTGAAGGCGAAAACAAGAACCACAATGATTCCGAAAGAAATTCCGGAAGCAGCAGCTCCCTCTTTTGCAGGTTCCTTAGATTCTTGTTTTGGTTTGGATTGGAAGATTGAGGAGAATATTCCCATAGGTTCGAAGCTAGGGAATTGGAATTTTCTGTCAAGAAAGGGGGAAAAAAAGCGCAAAAGACTTGTACTATTTTCGGGAATCGACGATACCATACATGGAGATCTTCTGCTTATGGAAACATCAATCCACGTTTTACGAAAAACCTTACTGGAGATGAAAGAAAGTTACGCTTTTGTCTGCATCAAAACAGGAACGGAAACTGAGGATATGGGCGAGGAGGAAATCTCCCTCCTAAAAACGATCACTGCCGGAATTTTACCAATCTATGTCAAAATCGGTGGCCCGGAAGCCAGAAACGATATTCGGATCTGCCAAAGGATAGGTATTTCAGGGATTTCTGCACCTATGGTAGAGTCAGAATATGCTTTGAAAAACTTCATCCAAACGATGAAAAACCTCCTCACTCCTTCTGAATATGAATCGTATAATAAATCGATTAATATGGAAACCATCACTGGGTATAGAAACCTGATGGATATTTTTGATTCCGCTTCCTTTCAAGATTTAGAGCAAGTAACAGCTGCTAGATCTGATTTAAGTGCGTCTATGGACAAAAAACCGGATGACAAAGAAGTCACAAGAGTTGCCAAAAAGATCATTTCCGAAGCAAAAAGCAGAGGGAAAAAAACTTCTGTTGGTGGGACTATTACTAAAACAAATTTCGATCTAATTGCAAACGAAATCGAACCAGATTATATTAACTCACGTCATGTGATGGTAGATACTAAAAAAGCGATGTCTCTTGGTGGAGTGGATGTAGCGGAATGTATGTTGTTATTTGAAATGGATTTATTCGAATTATTCTCTAAAACATTTCCGGAAAAAGGTTACTACTACAGAAACCGAGTAGAAATCAATCGGGAGCGAATCGGTGAGAGGAAGGTTCTTTACTTCATTCGATAAGTGGTTTATTTATTTTTTTTATTCAGTTTAGTTTCTCCTTTTCTCTTTATTTCTCCTAAAAACTTTCATGCCCCCTTTCAAAAGGGGGTATTTCTTTTTTCCTTCTTACTTTTAATCTTTAGTTTTTGGAAAGAAAAAAAATCCAAAAACAAACTCTATCCTTCGAATTGGTTATCAAAAAATCAAATCACGCTCCTTCCCTACTTACTTTGTCTCAGTTGTATTGCATTTTTACTTAGCAGTACATACCATGCGATTCACCTAACAAAGGCAATTGCCGATAGTTTTTTATTCCAGGATGCAGATTATATTGGTATTTCAGATATTCTTCTCTCTGTTGCGAAAGGAGATGGCTTTACCAGTGCTTATTATTCGGAATCGGGACAAGGAAGTTATCTCCGCCACCATTTTGCTCCCGGCATGGCCATACTATCTCCCTTCGTCAGTATGATTCCAAGCCGATGGGGACTAGCCGTAGGAGTTTTTTTCCTATACCAATTAGGTACCATCATTTGGCTTCTCTGGGCATATCGAATCACGAAAGAAAATCCAAAAGAATTCGGAATCAAATTTTTGTTATTTTGGGTTCTTCTCACAAACCAACTTTATCTTTATAGGATTGGTTCGAGTTATCACTTCGAAGTTTTAGTCGTTCTTTTTGGTCTCTTTTTCTTTTATCTTTGGGAAAAAAGGAAAAAGAGAGAGAACCTACCTACTTTCCATACTTGGATTTATGATAGTTTTTTAGTCGTAACACTCGTTCTTTATTTAATACAAAAAGAAGATATTGGAATCTATTTAATTCTATTTTTTCTTCCTTCTGCTTTCCACCAGTTCTACAGACTTTGGATTACGAGTCGAATTGGGAAACTGAATGGTGAATTGGATAGGGATGACTCTTTGGATAAAAACAATCTTAAAGTATTATGCCTGGTTTTTAGTATTGTTTTTTTATGGTTAGTTTTTGTATTTTTCGTTTATCCAATGTTTGGTGAGAAAAACAATTCAGTTTCCTGGACTCAAGTTCTCACACAAGAATACCATGTTGTTTTCAAACAGGTAACTGGGGTTCAAAAATCATTTCAGATTTTCTTAGAGCTTATCGTCAGTGGGGGAATTGGTATTTTTCAAATGATCCCGGAAGTTTTAGGAATTGGTTTAGTCTATGCCACGCATCTATTTTCCTCAAGACCATGGCATCATGAGGTTTATACGTATTACAGTTATACTCTCCTTCCATTTGTCCTCTACACTGGAATTTTGTGGATCCAATCGAAAAAAAGAATTTCTGTATCTTTCGCATTTTTGATTCTCGCCTGCTTATTCTGGAAAAATTCACTCGATCAAAATTTTCCATTAGATACAAAGAGAAATAGCCCATGGACGAGTGCCGCGATGCAGGAGGAAATTCGGTCCGATTTACAAGAAGCCAATCAGATCTTTTTTTCCCAAATCCAAGAGGCAAGTTCTTTAGTACAGGAGAAAACGAATCATATTCCGCAAACTAACCCTCACCCAGCCGAAAGGTCAATAAAAAACACTGAGGGAATTTTTGTATTTTCGCAATACAACTTATCTTTCTTTGTTTCAGACAAAACAAAAACTTATCCTCTAGAACAAATCAAAAATGCAGAAACAATTTGCAAAAATGCAAATCTATGTTATGCGGTATTTGCCCCAGAGTTTACCGATGAAATCTTATGGCCCAAGTCTAGAATTTTAGTATATCGTAATGAATGGGAAAACCAACAGGGGGAATTGGTTTGGAAAGGAAAACAATTGGAAGTTTGGAAAAGGCAATCACTTCCCAAAAAAAACTAAGTAACAATATGAAAGACTTCGTATCCATTCTCTCGTTTTTCGATACGAATTTGTCCCTCTAACACTAGTTTTTGGATGATACTATAGACAAGTCCAAGAGCCGTTGGCAAATGGCCTCCATTATGAACTTTTTTTCCAATGGCCGCTTCCATGAGCACTTTCAAATCGGATTCCCCTTCCCTAAGGCGGCGAAGCACTCCTTTTTCGAGAATACTGAGAGTCTTTTTTACAAGAGTGATAGTCTTTTTAGGATCTTCAATTTCGCTCCCATGAGCAGGTAACATACGTTTAATGGGCTCTTCCAGTAGTTTAGAAAGCGTAAAATAATAATCGCCTAAACTTCCATCCATTTCCGAATAAATGGCTGTAAGATTTGCGATGATAAGATCTCCAGAAAAATATATCCCAGTGGATGGATCTACAGGTGTTATATGGTATAAATTGTGACCCGGAGTGTGCAAAAACCGAAAGAGTCTTCCACCTAACTCCAAACTGTCGTTGTGGTCGATCGCAACATCTATCCTTAAAACCGGATCTCCTTTTTTGGTTTCGCTAAATTTACTAAAAAACTGTCTCCAACCTTTGCGTGATTCTTCTAAAATTCGGTTTAGTTCCTCCTTGTCTCCAAAGGCTTTATGGAATAAGTCTTCTGTTGCTTCTTCAAAGAGCATCATCGATTCTAAATAATTCCCTACTCCATCCGCCATCGAACGATAACCGTAGTAAGTTACATTCTTTGCATAGGACTTAAGAACTAAGGAAGAAGAAATATGATCCAAATGGTTGTGTGTATAAATGATATGGCGAATGTCTTTAAAAGAAAATCCCTTCGTTTTTAGGGATGCTTGTAACATAGGTATGGATTCAATATAACCGGAATCAATGAGGGTAAGCCCATCGTTCCCTTGATACAAATATATGTTGTTAGGTGCGTAGAATGGTTGGGGAAGAACAATTTTAAAGACACCGTCCCCGATGTCTTCCATGTCCGGAATTCTTTTGGGGACGGTTACTTTCACTTTTTCACCTTATGGTTGTTTTTTGATGATCAATCTTCTTTCAATTTCGAAGATTTTCTCAGGGATTTTTTCTTTTCCCAATTTCTTTTTATCGTTTTCTTTGAGGAATAAATCCGCGCCGAACTTATCCAAAGCATCATTTGCTTTGATGTTTTTTAAACCAATGAACTGAATTTGTACTTCACCTGCAGGGATTCCATATTCTGTTCCTTTGTCTTCTGTAGTTAATATTCTAGAGATACAAGTCACTGTATCACCAGAAAAAGCAGGTTGCGTGTGGTAACCTTCTGTGAAACCAAGTTCCCAAATTGCATTTTCTGAAATATCACGAGATGCCATGCCAGCTAACCAACCAAAGACGAGCCCACCGTAAACCACTGGTTCTCCACCCATAGGGCCAGAAATTCCTGCAGAATACAATTTATCGTAATGAAGTGGGTGAGTGTTTCCTACGCGGAATGTCCACTGAACGTGTTCATCCGTGATGGTTCTTCCGTTTTGGTGTACATAAATTTGACCTGGTTTAAAATTCTCAAAGTAAGTATGTCCCCAAGTCACATCTTTCATCTCTGTTGGAAATTTTAAATTAGGAAGTTTGAGAGCCGGTGTTTTTGATTCTGGGAAATATGCAGAAGAATCACCCGGTTTTGGATTTCCTTTTGGTTTTCCATTGGATTGGTAGATCATAATTTTACGTTCGTATTGTAAAACCACTTCGTTTTTTTGGTTGAGACAAAGAGTTCTTACATGGACGATTCCTGGTTTGTCTGGGCCTTTGTCATCGACAGCTAAAATTTTTGTTCGCGAAGAGAGAGTGTCTCCTGGATATACAGGAAGTAAAAATTGTGCGTTGTAATAACCTAGGTTGGCAAGCGCCTTCTCACTGTTATTTTGAACACCAATCGAAAGGGCTAAATTGAAGACCATCAGAGGATGGACAAGTAAGTCAGAAAATCCATGGGCTTTTGCATATTCCGCAGAAAGATACAATGGGTTTGCATCCATAAACACAGTGGCAAATTCTTGAGCAAAACTTCTGTCGACTGTGAATTGGCGTGGGTGGACGTAAATATCTCCTACGTTAAATTCTTCTAAGTATCGTCCGTAAATGTTCTTTTTGATATCAGATAGAGAAGCTGGCGTGCTTGGAGCTAACTCACCAAAGGGGGACATAGGTTTTTCGGCCATGGGAATTCCTTTTTCGAATGGGATAGGACTAATTTTCCAAGAGAGGTCCTACGGAAAACGATTTTTCCGATTCAGCCGGTCGCTCGTTTGGCGTATTCCTCCTTCCAGATACTATGCCAATGATACCATTCTTCACGGATAGCACGGTAACGAACCAAATCAGTCCGCACTTCCATCATTAGAGTTTCCAATTCTTCCACGCGGCGGAAAAGTCGTAAGGTCAATGCCTCCCACTCTTCTTTGTTTTGGTCCATCCATGGTTCCATAAATTTTATATCGGCCGATCGTTTCTGTAAAATGTTGCTTTTTTAGCCGGGTCGCCGTTCGATTCTGGATCATGAGCTTTGTTTTTCCTTCCGAAGATTCCATTCCAGAAAAGTACCGCACAAAACCCATCCACCAAAAAGAATACCTACTCGGTGGAGAAATCCGGATCTGGGAGGGAGAATCACAAATCGTAAAATCTCCTATATTTCTCAATCAAAATGGAAAACTGGAACAGGTCATTTTAGGTTCTTATCCCAATTTTGATGAAAAACAAAGTTTACTTGCCTTAGATGCTGCTGTCAAAGCTTACAACCACGGAACAGGCGTTTGGCCCATTTCCACACCAAACGAAAGAATCAAAGCCGTTCGAAAGTTCATTGAACTTATGAAAGCCAAAAGAGACCAAATCATCTTACTTCTTATGTGGGAAATTGGAAAAACCGAAAAGGATGCTACAAAAGAATTTGAGCGAACTATCGAATATTTAGTCGATACCATTGAATCATTACAAGAGTTAGAAACAAGTTCCGCCAATTATGTTAAAGAAGGTGGCCTCATTGCACAAATCAAACGTTCTCCGTACGGAGTGGTTCTCTGTATGGGACCTTTCAATTATCCTTTAAACGAAACTTTCTGTACTCTCATCCCAGCCATCCTTATGGGAAACACTGTAGTCTTCAAACCAGCAAAATACGGGGTTTTGCTTTTGCAGCCACTACTAGAATGTTTCCAAGAAGCATTTCCACCCGGTGTAATCAACACTGTGTATGGTGATGGTGCCAAAGTAATCTCCCCGATTATGGAGTCTGGAAAAATTGATGTTTTTGCATTCATTGGTTCCAGCTCTACTGCCAACCTCATCACAAAAAAACATCCCAAACTCAATCGCCTAAGATCTGTTTTAGGTCTCAATGCCAAAAACCCAGCCATCATTTTGCCCGACACAGACTTAAAAACTATGATTCCCGAAATTCTTTCTGGATCTCTTGCTTATAATGGACAAAGGTGTACGGCCTTAAAAATTCTTTTTGTCCACAAAGATATTATCGATGAGTTTACTAAACTCTATTTAGATGAATTTTCAAAATGGAAAGCGGGTATGCCTTGGGATCAGGACGTGAATTTTACACCGCTCCCAGAAGAAGGAAAAACAAAGTGGTTAAAAGAACTTTTGGATGATGCAATCGCTCATGGTGCAAAAATTTTGAACGCGGGCGGAGGTGAAGTAACAGAATCTTTTATGGTTCCAGCAATTCTTTCTCCAGTATCACCAAACGCACGTTTGTATCATGAAGAACAATTTGGTCCACTGGTTCCCATTGTTCCCTTTTCTTCTATCGACGAACCTTTAGAATATATCTTCCATTCCAATATGGGCCAACAAGCCAGTATCTTTGGCAAAGACCCAAAAACAGTAGGCAAACTCATTGATATTCTTGTGAACCAAGTGGCCCGTGTGAATTGGAATGCTCAGTGCCAGCGTGGACCCGATTCCTTTCCTTTCTCTGGGCGCAAAGACTCCGCAGATGGAACCCTTTCTGTTTCGGACGCTTTACGTGTTTTTTCCATTCGCACTGTAGTCAGTTTCAAGGACAACGAAATGGGACGTAATCTTCTGGGAGAAGTACTGAAAGAAAGATCCTCCAATTACTTAAGCCAAGAATTTCACTTGTAACTGCCTTTCTTTCTCCGATAATTGAAAAAGGTAAGTCACTGACTTGTTTTATTTTATGGGGGATGGGAACATGCGCTTCAGTCTATTTGTTTCCGTCCTAAGTCTAGGTTGCTTTCTTTCTTGTAACCAAGTGAATCCGAGAGATGAATTACTTTTCACACTTATCAGTGGATTGAGTCCTGTAAGCACAAACACCACTTCAGTATCTGTAGGTTCCTCAGCAAAAATCAATGTTTCGAGCGCGAGTGTAACTTTAACCTATGGTACTTCGCAACTGTTCGGAATCTCTCTTGTCAAACTACCAACGGCGAATGTTACAATTACTCTCACCTATACGGATACATCAAAATATACTATCAATGGTTCTGCAACTTCACCCAGTCCAACGGTTCTTACATTCACTCCAGCAAATTACAATGTACCTCAAACCATTAGTTTGAATTCAACTACCCAAATCATAGATTCTTCCTCACTCACAATTACAGCCACAAGCGCAGACACCTATTACAACAACGTAACAGGGAGTATTTCGATCACCCATAGAAATGTAAATATTGTGTATACAGGTACTTCCTTTATTTTCCAACAAAATGTAGTGGCTCCCAACCTCACACCAACCATTAGTTTTACACATACATCTTGTTCGGTGGCTCCTTCCCTTCCCACTGGCCTAAGTTTGAATACAAGTACATGTGTAATCTCTGGAACTCCTACAAATCCACAAGCAGGTGCGACTTATACAGTAACGGCAACCAACGGTTCAGAATCAGATACGCAAAACTTGACCATCCAAATAGAACCCACGGTTTATAAGGTTT
This portion of the Leptospira terpstrae serovar Hualin str. LT 11-33 = ATCC 700639 genome encodes:
- a CDS encoding DUF2079 domain-containing protein — translated: MVYLFFLFSLVSPFLFISPKNFHAPFQKGVFLFSFLLLIFSFWKEKKSKNKLYPSNWLSKNQITLLPYLLCLSCIAFLLSSTYHAIHLTKAIADSFLFQDADYIGISDILLSVAKGDGFTSAYYSESGQGSYLRHHFAPGMAILSPFVSMIPSRWGLAVGVFFLYQLGTIIWLLWAYRITKENPKEFGIKFLLFWVLLTNQLYLYRIGSSYHFEVLVVLFGLFFFYLWEKRKKRENLPTFHTWIYDSFLVVTLVLYLIQKEDIGIYLILFFLPSAFHQFYRLWITSRIGKLNGELDRDDSLDKNNLKVLCLVFSIVFLWLVFVFFVYPMFGEKNNSVSWTQVLTQEYHVVFKQVTGVQKSFQIFLELIVSGGIGIFQMIPEVLGIGLVYATHLFSSRPWHHEVYTYYSYTLLPFVLYTGILWIQSKKRISVSFAFLILACLFWKNSLDQNFPLDTKRNSPWTSAAMQEEIRSDLQEANQIFFSQIQEASSLVQEKTNHIPQTNPHPAERSIKNTEGIFVFSQYNLSFFVSDKTKTYPLEQIKNAETICKNANLCYAVFAPEFTDEILWPKSRILVYRNEWENQQGELVWKGKQLEVWKRQSLPKKN
- a CDS encoding NADP-dependent glyceraldehyde-3-phosphate dehydrogenase, encoding MSFVFPSEDSIPEKYRTKPIHQKEYLLGGEIRIWEGESQIVKSPIFLNQNGKLEQVILGSYPNFDEKQSLLALDAAVKAYNHGTGVWPISTPNERIKAVRKFIELMKAKRDQIILLLMWEIGKTEKDATKEFERTIEYLVDTIESLQELETSSANYVKEGGLIAQIKRSPYGVVLCMGPFNYPLNETFCTLIPAILMGNTVVFKPAKYGVLLLQPLLECFQEAFPPGVINTVYGDGAKVISPIMESGKIDVFAFIGSSSTANLITKKHPKLNRLRSVLGLNAKNPAIILPDTDLKTMIPEILSGSLAYNGQRCTALKILFVHKDIIDEFTKLYLDEFSKWKAGMPWDQDVNFTPLPEEGKTKWLKELLDDAIAHGAKILNAGGGEVTESFMVPAILSPVSPNARLYHEEQFGPLVPIVPFSSIDEPLEYIFHSNMGQQASIFGKDPKTVGKLIDILVNQVARVNWNAQCQRGPDSFPFSGRKDSADGTLSVSDALRVFSIRTVVSFKDNEMGRNLLGEVLKERSSNYLSQEFHL
- the lepB gene encoding signal peptidase I yields the protein MGIFSSIFQSKPKQESKEPAKEGAAASGISFGIIVVLVFAFKSSILDANNIPSGSMIPTLKIGDFLFVNKMRYSFRMPFTEKELFRIDDPKRGDIVTFIPPATALAQEESRTGIFAKRFVKRVVGLPGDTIRITRKYIDTKDRGRVHFALVEYKEAGATDFQSYSPKEVPIGKELSDLDNLEATQRALFKEVKPGFEHFILEGFEDDRRAHIFEYCDFLHGCVIPEGQYMVMGDNRDDSHDSRAWGFVKREDILGKALIIYFSIDWKDSTCEYKDGQELAEKGPEIAERYEGESLDNRCHYSEIFSSHNARYRDDESRFGWIERTIRYRLWRLGVRWDRIGRILQ
- a CDS encoding MBL fold metallo-hydrolase translates to MKVTVPKRIPDMEDIGDGVFKIVLPQPFYAPNNIYLYQGNDGLTLIDSGYIESIPMLQASLKTKGFSFKDIRHIIYTHNHLDHISSSLVLKSYAKNVTYYGYRSMADGVGNYLESMMLFEEATEDLFHKAFGDKEELNRILEESRKGWRQFFSKFSETKKGDPVLRIDVAIDHNDSLELGGRLFRFLHTPGHNLYHITPVDPSTGIYFSGDLIIANLTAIYSEMDGSLGDYYFTLSKLLEEPIKRMLPAHGSEIEDPKKTITLVKKTLSILEKGVLRRLREGESDLKVLMEAAIGKKVHNGGHLPTALGLVYSIIQKLVLEGQIRIEKRENGYEVFHIVT
- a CDS encoding MaoC family dehydratase produces the protein MAEKPMSPFGELAPSTPASLSDIKKNIYGRYLEEFNVGDIYVHPRQFTVDRSFAQEFATVFMDANPLYLSAEYAKAHGFSDLLVHPLMVFNLALSIGVQNNSEKALANLGYYNAQFLLPVYPGDTLSSRTKILAVDDKGPDKPGIVHVRTLCLNQKNEVVLQYERKIMIYQSNGKPKGNPKPGDSSAYFPESKTPALKLPNLKFPTEMKDVTWGHTYFENFKPGQIYVHQNGRTITDEHVQWTFRVGNTHPLHYDKLYSAGISGPMGGEPVVYGGLVFGWLAGMASRDISENAIWELGFTEGYHTQPAFSGDTVTCISRILTTEDKGTEYGIPAGEVQIQFIGLKNIKANDALDKFGADLFLKENDKKKLGKEKIPEKIFEIERRLIIKKQP
- a CDS encoding DUF1554 domain-containing protein, giving the protein MRFSLFVSVLSLGCFLSCNQVNPRDELLFTLISGLSPVSTNTTSVSVGSSAKINVSSASVTLTYGTSQLFGISLVKLPTANVTITLTYTDTSKYTINGSATSPSPTVLTFTPANYNVPQTISLNSTTQIIDSSSLTITATSADTYYNNVTGSISITHRNVNIVYTGTSFIFQQNVVAPNLTPTISFTHTSCSVAPSLPTGLSLNTSTCVISGTPTNPQAGATYTVTATNGSESDTQNLTIQIEPTVYKVFITAATYNGNLQGAAANGPAGADAKCNADTNKPSTGTYKAMITDGTNRNACTSDNCGGAGANVGENVDWVFQFGRIYIRSSDSASLFTPTAAGIKVAPSTNLDHSFDSGSLKEYWTGFAQTNYWQEATAQTQNSCNDWTDGTTTSPTGDGGRVGASNSTTYSAFRSGSGRSCDSLYYLVCVEQ